The nucleotide sequence AAAGTTGGAATGAAGGAGGGGGGTGGGACCCCTCTGACCGGTTGTCATCCTCCCGCAGGGTCCCGTTGAGCCGCGCCAGCTCCCGCAGCTGCATCTTGCGCAGGTCGTTCTGGTCCTCGGGGGTCTCGATGCCCTGCTTCAGGATGTTCCTGAtctggggggcacaggggggggTGAGATGGGGGGGGGCCTGCacctccaaacccttcccaaaccccgtctggggacagccccaaacctgctccaCGGCTTTCTTGACGTTCTCCATGGTGTTGGCGGTGACCAGGGCGTGCAGGGGCTCGTCCTCGCCCGGCAGCATCTGCCCGTCCTTGCGGCCCACCTTGCCCTCCTTCACCGAGCCCTTGCCCCTGATCATGATCTTGGCGTTGCATTCCTTCTCGATGTTCTTCAGCGTGTtccccctggagcaggaggtgacacGGGGGTtggctggggacactcagagatCACTCAGAGCCCCCTCACCCTCCTTCAGCCTTGCCCTTGGTTGTGATCCTGCTGGGGGGGTTCCCTCTCCGTGCTCTGcttggggattttggggggtcccACAGCCAGACTGGCTCATTATGGACATGGGTGCGTCATTGAACATTAATCAGGGGGACAATCCAGGCAGTGggaggctgtggggacacccaCGCTGGGACCCTGCAGGTGTTGGGATGGggacccagcagctccccacacTCttggggagaggctgaggggatcccccccagccccccagcccggggggggggggggggggggggggggggggggggggggggggggggggggggggggggggggggggggggggggggggggggggggggggggggggggggggggggggggggggggggggggggggggggggggggggggggggggggggggggggggggggggggggggggggggggggggggggggggggggggggggggggggggggggggg is from Ficedula albicollis isolate OC2 unplaced genomic scaffold, FicAlb1.5 N02446, whole genome shotgun sequence and encodes:
- the SF1 gene encoding splicing factor 1; translation: MSIMSQSGSNPRVTSCSRGNTLKNIEKECNAKIMIRGKGSVKEGKVGRKDGQMLPGEDEPLHALVTANTMENVKKAVEQIRNILKQGIETPEDQNDLRKMQLRELARLNGTLREDDNRILRPWQSTETRSITNTTVCTKCGGAGHIASDCKFAR